One genomic window of Roseateles sp. DAIF2 includes the following:
- a CDS encoding RNA polymerase sigma factor — MQEDLGAALVAALPRLRRYALALSRSGDIADDLVQGACERALAARGPADAETPLLAWLFTIIRNLWLDRLRRKQTEGVQTDIDEQAELLSGAGSEDERVDARRRLEKVQRALERLPGEQRELMLLICVEELSYKEAAAVTGVPIGTVMSRLARARVRLAELAGLSGAAAAASAA; from the coding sequence ATGCAAGAAGACCTGGGCGCCGCGCTGGTGGCGGCCCTGCCCCGGCTGCGGCGCTATGCGCTGGCGCTGAGCCGCAGCGGCGATATCGCCGACGATCTGGTGCAGGGCGCCTGCGAGCGCGCGCTGGCCGCGCGCGGCCCGGCCGATGCCGAGACGCCGCTGCTGGCCTGGCTGTTCACCATCATCCGCAACCTCTGGCTGGACCGGCTGCGCCGCAAGCAGACCGAGGGCGTGCAGACCGATATCGACGAGCAGGCCGAGCTGCTGAGCGGCGCCGGCAGCGAGGACGAGCGAGTCGATGCGCGGCGCCGGCTCGAGAAGGTGCAGCGGGCGCTGGAGCGCCTGCCCGGCGAGCAGCGCGAGCTGATGCTGCTGATCTGCGTCGAGGAGCTGTCCTACAAGGAGGCGGCGGCCGTCACCGGCGTGCCGATCGGCACCGTGATGAGCCGGCTGGCGCGGGCGCGGGTGCGGCTGGCCGAGCTGGCCGGCCTGTCGGGAGCCGCGGCGGCGGCGAGTGCGGCCTGA